The Virgibacillus phasianinus genome includes a window with the following:
- the ftsA gene encoding cell division protein FtsA: MNQSEILVSLDIGTSKIKVIIGEVVNDSLNIIGVGSAKSNGMKKGAIVDIDQTVNSIRNAVEQAERMVGMEIDRVVVGINGNHIQLQSCHGVVAVQSENREIGNDDITRVIDAAQVLSIPPEREIIDVIPKQFIVDGLDEITDPRGMIGVRLEMEGTIITCSKTVLHNILKCVERANLQISDICLQPLAGGSIALSKDEKNLGVALIDVGGGCSTVSIFENDHLVSTSVVPLGGDNITKDLSIGLRTSTEEAEDIKLNYGHAFFDEAQENETFEVSIIGSNTKQTYNQLQIADMIEARLEEIYAYAEREIRKAGYRGLPGGYVLTGGTMKMSGVLELAQDLFQSNVRMAIPDYIGVREPQYTAGVGILQFAYRNAKIQGKELFPSVIEHEQESQPKRTKKQASPKEPKEKTKKESGIANIFKYFFD, from the coding sequence TTGAATCAAAGTGAGATTTTAGTTAGTTTAGACATTGGGACATCAAAAATAAAAGTAATTATTGGGGAAGTTGTAAATGATTCATTAAATATTATTGGCGTAGGTTCTGCTAAGTCAAACGGCATGAAAAAAGGTGCTATAGTTGATATTGACCAAACTGTAAATTCTATCAGAAATGCTGTTGAACAAGCGGAGCGTATGGTTGGAATGGAAATTGACCGGGTTGTAGTTGGAATAAACGGCAATCATATTCAATTACAATCATGCCATGGTGTAGTAGCCGTTCAAAGTGAAAATCGTGAAATAGGCAATGATGATATAACACGTGTAATTGATGCAGCACAAGTGCTTTCTATCCCTCCGGAACGTGAAATCATTGATGTCATACCAAAACAGTTTATTGTGGATGGATTGGATGAAATTACGGATCCAAGGGGAATGATCGGTGTCCGCCTGGAAATGGAGGGAACAATTATAACGTGTTCCAAAACGGTCTTACATAATATATTAAAATGTGTGGAGCGTGCCAATTTACAAATATCCGATATTTGTTTACAACCACTCGCAGGAGGATCAATTGCGCTTTCCAAGGATGAAAAAAATCTTGGTGTAGCCCTAATTGATGTTGGGGGTGGATGCTCAACTGTATCAATCTTCGAAAATGATCATCTAGTATCCACAAGCGTTGTCCCGTTAGGCGGAGACAACATAACAAAAGATTTATCCATTGGGCTTAGAACATCTACAGAAGAAGCAGAAGACATTAAACTTAATTATGGTCATGCTTTCTTTGATGAAGCACAAGAAAATGAGACATTTGAAGTTTCTATCATTGGAAGTAATACAAAACAGACCTACAACCAGTTACAGATTGCTGATATGATTGAGGCAAGGTTAGAAGAAATATATGCCTATGCCGAGCGGGAAATCAGAAAAGCTGGATATCGGGGATTGCCTGGGGGTTATGTATTGACGGGTGGTACCATGAAAATGTCAGGCGTACTTGAACTTGCACAGGATTTGTTTCAATCAAATGTAAGAATGGCCATCCCGGATTATATTGGGGTAAGGGAACCGCAGTATACAGCAGGTGTTGGTATCTTGCAATTTGCTTACCGTAATGCGAAAATACAAGGAAAAGAATTATTTCCATCTGTTATTGAGCATGAGCAGGAATCACAACCAAAACGCACGAAAAAACAAGCTAGTCCT
- a CDS encoding cell division protein FtsQ/DivIB has product MSKKKIVSIEDRIPKLKQARKKKANRRLIFYLSIFFILISIIVYLQSPLSHIHTIEVTGNLALSDDEVVEKTNLTTDTNIWMLNESKIKNELAKNPIIDSVEVNKKLPWTVEIQVNELKQVGYLKKDGFFYPILGNGKVLTKLKRETSNGSAPLLIGFNDESMLNKMTEQLKKLPQNIRNLISEIHWKPKDDNKKKIVLFMSDGYVVDGTIRNFAKNMKVYPSIVAQLDPDNKGIIHIGVGVYFESFEDNTEDKKITKTTAE; this is encoded by the coding sequence ATGAGCAAAAAGAAAATTGTTTCGATTGAGGATCGCATTCCAAAGCTGAAACAAGCTCGCAAGAAAAAAGCGAATAGACGTTTAATATTTTATCTTTCTATTTTTTTCATACTTATATCGATTATCGTATATTTGCAATCTCCACTTAGTCATATACATACAATCGAGGTGACCGGCAACCTTGCATTATCAGACGATGAGGTCGTGGAAAAAACTAATTTAACAACTGATACGAACATCTGGATGCTCAATGAATCCAAGATTAAAAATGAACTGGCAAAAAATCCAATCATTGATTCTGTTGAAGTTAATAAGAAACTGCCGTGGACTGTTGAAATTCAAGTTAATGAATTAAAACAAGTAGGGTACTTAAAAAAAGATGGTTTCTTTTACCCTATTTTAGGGAACGGCAAGGTGTTGACCAAATTAAAAAGGGAAACAAGCAATGGTAGTGCTCCTTTGCTGATAGGCTTCAATGATGAATCCATGTTAAACAAAATGACCGAACAGTTAAAAAAACTACCGCAAAATATTCGTAATTTAATTTCTGAAATTCATTGGAAGCCGAAAGACGATAATAAGAAAAAAATAGTCCTTTTTATGAGTGATGGTTATGTGGTTGATGGAACTATTCGAAACTTTGCTAAGAACATGAAGGTGTATCCGTCAATCGTTGCCCAGCTTGACCCGGATAATAAAGGAATCATCCATATTGGGGTAGGTGTTTATTTCGAATCGTTTGAGGATAATACAGAAGATAAAAAAATAACAAAAACCACTGCGGAATAA